In a genomic window of Syntrophorhabdaceae bacterium:
- the ilvA gene encoding threonine ammonia-lyase — protein sequence MITVKEVLAAQNRIGPFIHKTPLMRSSSLSEATGADVFIKAENLQKTGAFKVRGAFNKMIGMNEDAVITASMGNHAQAVAFAARETGIKAKIVMPVVVSIIKEEATRGYGAEVILKGADLGQSLDFALSQKQYPFIHPFDDDAVIAGQGTIGLEIMDELNNVDAILVPVGGGGLVAGVGAAVKALSPSTQIIGVVTESAPAAYRSFLERKLLECPPRPTVADGVKVGKLGDRPFRMIIRYVDDIILVAEDMVALGVLLLMERAKMVVEGAGALPLAALLSHKERFKGKRVVLVASGGNIDFTVIDRIVRRGLVTNGRIVTFDVVADDIPGNLRDLTSLIAGLRANILDVSHNRLTQSLPLEKTLVTFTIEVRSREDGEALFARLRAKGFVTRDSSRFITGATRTTGAIDDVLH from the coding sequence ATGATTACCGTAAAAGAAGTTCTCGCGGCTCAAAACAGGATAGGACCTTTTATCCATAAGACGCCTTTGATGCGGTCCAGTTCTTTAAGCGAGGCAACGGGCGCGGATGTCTTCATCAAGGCGGAAAACCTCCAGAAAACAGGGGCTTTCAAAGTGAGAGGGGCTTTCAATAAGATGATAGGCATGAATGAGGATGCAGTGATTACCGCATCCATGGGGAATCACGCGCAGGCCGTTGCTTTTGCGGCCAGAGAAACGGGAATCAAAGCAAAAATCGTGATGCCTGTCGTGGTTTCCATAATAAAAGAAGAAGCGACGAGAGGCTACGGGGCCGAGGTGATACTGAAAGGCGCCGACCTGGGGCAATCCCTCGATTTCGCCCTCTCTCAAAAACAATATCCTTTCATCCACCCTTTTGACGACGATGCAGTAATCGCGGGACAAGGAACTATAGGTTTGGAAATAATGGACGAGCTCAACAACGTGGACGCGATCCTCGTGCCGGTGGGTGGGGGCGGCCTGGTCGCCGGGGTTGGGGCGGCAGTAAAAGCCCTATCTCCTTCCACTCAAATAATAGGGGTAGTCACCGAGTCGGCCCCGGCGGCATACCGCTCCTTTCTCGAAAGAAAATTATTGGAGTGCCCTCCCCGCCCTACAGTGGCCGACGGGGTCAAGGTGGGCAAATTGGGGGACAGGCCCTTCCGGATGATCATCCGATACGTCGATGATATCATACTGGTAGCGGAAGATATGGTCGCCCTCGGAGTGCTCCTTCTCATGGAGCGCGCGAAAATGGTGGTGGAGGGGGCCGGAGCGCTCCCGCTCGCGGCGCTTCTGTCACATAAGGAGCGATTCAAGGGAAAACGGGTGGTCCTCGTAGCGAGTGGAGGAAATATCGATTTCACCGTCATCGACAGGATCGTGAGAAGGGGGCTTGTTACGAACGGGAGAATAGTGACCTTTGACGTGGTGGCGGACGACATACCGGGAAATCTGCGCGATCTCACCTCCCTTATCGCCGGGCTCAGGGCCAATATCCTCGATGTCTCTCACAACCGGCTTACCCAGAGCCTCCCCCTGGAGAAGACTTTGGTCACCTTTACGATAGAAGTGCGCTCCAGGGAGGACGGAGAGGCCCTTTTTGCCCGGCTCCGCGCCAAAGGCTTTGTGACGAGAGACTCCTCCCGCTTCATTACGGGAGCCACCAGAACAACAGGCGCCATAGATGATGTCTTACATTAG
- a CDS encoding metallopeptidase family protein — protein sequence MKLSEKEFDALVKRAIRRIPPEICEHLENIMISVLPKPSKEMLRESGLPKGETLLGLFQGVSLMERLATFPPLYPDTIFLFQEPLEEICLTIEELEEEVEITVVHEVAHFLGMGEERLAELGYA from the coding sequence ATGAAATTGAGCGAAAAGGAATTTGACGCCCTCGTAAAAAGGGCGATACGCCGCATCCCTCCCGAAATCTGCGAGCACCTCGAGAATATCATGATCTCCGTCCTCCCAAAACCTTCAAAGGAAATGCTCAGGGAATCGGGCCTCCCGAAGGGAGAGACCCTTCTCGGCCTTTTCCAGGGGGTTTCCCTTATGGAGCGACTTGCCACTTTTCCTCCCCTTTATCCTGATACCATATTCCTCTTTCAGGAGCCTCTCGAAGAGATTTGTCTCACCATAGAGGAGCTTGAAGAGGAGGTCGAGATCACGGTCGTCCATGAGGTAGCCCATTTTCTGGGCATGGGAGAGGAGAGACTGGCCGAGCTCGGCTATGCCTGA
- a CDS encoding DJ-1/PfpI family protein gives MERKKVGILIFDEVEALDFCGPFEVFSVTRLHEESRGEDPSPFEVLLVAEKADPVITTGGMKVVPHCGIATCPRFDILFIPGGMGTRREMGNEPLITWISERAREAGTVASVCTGSMLLGRAGLLKGRRATTHWALLDWMRDLFPDTKVERDLHVVEDGNIFTSAGISAGIDCALLIVAKYFGDGVSRETAKRMEYPYPETLERRVSIV, from the coding sequence ATGGAACGCAAAAAGGTGGGAATTCTGATCTTTGACGAGGTAGAGGCACTCGATTTTTGCGGACCTTTCGAAGTCTTTTCGGTGACCCGTCTTCATGAAGAGAGCCGTGGCGAGGACCCTTCTCCTTTCGAGGTCCTCCTTGTGGCGGAGAAGGCGGACCCGGTGATTACGACAGGAGGCATGAAAGTTGTGCCTCACTGCGGGATTGCCACATGTCCTCGCTTCGATATCCTTTTCATCCCCGGCGGGATGGGAACTCGCAGAGAGATGGGGAATGAGCCTCTCATCACATGGATCTCCGAGCGTGCTCGCGAGGCCGGGACCGTGGCGTCGGTCTGTACGGGTTCCATGCTTCTCGGCAGGGCAGGTTTACTCAAGGGGCGCCGGGCTACGACCCATTGGGCTCTTCTCGATTGGATGAGAGATCTCTTCCCTGATACGAAGGTGGAGAGAGACCTTCACGTGGTAGAGGACGGAAACATTTTTACCTCCGCCGGCATTTCCGCGGGGATTGATTGCGCCCTTCTGATTGTGGCCAAGTATTTCGGAGACGGTGTCTCGCGTGAGACGGCAAAACGAATGGAGTATCCTTATCCTGAAACTCTTGAGCGAAGGGTTTCCATTGTGTGA